The proteins below are encoded in one region of Bremerella sp. P1:
- a CDS encoding efflux RND transporter periplasmic adaptor subunit — MKKTSPIAALVCGLIITCSLSTAWAQGPSRDAPVRAVPIEQREIASYKTFVGTVHPSKHAILGSAVDGRVVEFNFEEGDFVKANEPVAQLLINTISLQRDAAKAELDVRQAELEELENGTRPLEVQQMEARMLAAQSRKDYMKLRRDRAVELYEKRGVTSKEVYDEAVSAADAAEQEYMDAQKAYELAAEGPRKEQIKQAKARVAVQEAIVQELNDRINKYTIRSLFDGYLVKKSTEIGAWANSGGAIAEVAKLDEVDVVANVPEQDIPYVRVGREVQVEVFAYPGRKFPGKVVAVIPQADIRARTFPVKVRVPNQFDDNQPVLKAGMMGDVMLQTSETKLALLVPKDAVVLNRGSKVIYVVAPTEQGQIAKMVPVKLGIQDGSDIEVIGEIEPGMNVVTHGNERLRPGQPITVLPAAATASAGGR; from the coding sequence ATGAAAAAGACCAGCCCCATTGCCGCTCTTGTTTGCGGACTCATCATCACCTGCTCCCTTTCCACCGCTTGGGCCCAGGGACCGAGTCGAGATGCTCCGGTTCGAGCCGTACCGATCGAGCAGCGCGAGATCGCTTCGTACAAAACATTCGTCGGCACAGTGCATCCCTCGAAGCATGCGATCCTGGGCAGCGCGGTCGATGGACGTGTGGTTGAGTTCAACTTCGAAGAAGGCGATTTCGTCAAAGCGAACGAGCCGGTTGCTCAGCTTCTGATCAACACAATTTCGCTGCAGCGCGATGCGGCCAAGGCGGAACTGGACGTTCGCCAGGCGGAACTCGAAGAACTTGAGAATGGTACCAGGCCGCTGGAAGTCCAGCAGATGGAAGCCCGGATGTTGGCTGCCCAATCGCGCAAGGACTATATGAAATTACGGCGTGATCGAGCTGTGGAATTGTATGAAAAACGGGGCGTGACCTCGAAGGAAGTCTACGACGAAGCTGTTTCTGCCGCCGATGCCGCAGAGCAGGAATACATGGACGCGCAGAAGGCGTACGAGCTGGCTGCCGAAGGGCCTCGAAAAGAACAAATCAAGCAGGCCAAAGCACGTGTTGCCGTGCAAGAGGCGATCGTTCAAGAGCTGAACGATCGGATCAACAAGTATACCATCCGGTCGCTGTTTGACGGTTACCTCGTGAAGAAGTCAACCGAGATCGGGGCGTGGGCTAACAGCGGTGGAGCGATTGCCGAAGTGGCCAAATTGGACGAAGTCGATGTCGTCGCCAATGTGCCCGAACAAGACATCCCGTATGTTCGCGTAGGCCGCGAGGTGCAAGTCGAAGTCTTTGCTTACCCAGGTCGTAAGTTCCCCGGCAAGGTCGTCGCGGTCATTCCCCAGGCCGACATTCGCGCTCGTACGTTTCCCGTCAAGGTGCGTGTTCCGAACCAGTTCGACGACAACCAGCCGGTGCTTAAGGCCGGCATGATGGGGGACGTTATGCTGCAAACGAGTGAAACGAAACTCGCCTTGCTGGTACCTAAAGATGCCGTCGTGCTCAATCGCGGGTCGAAAGTCATTTACGTGGTAGCTCCGACCGAACAAGGTCAGATCGCCAAAATGGTGCCGGTGAAACTTGGCATTCAAGATGGAAGTGATATCGAAGTCATCGGCGAGATCGAGCCAGGCATGAATGTGGTGACGCACGGCAACGAACGCCTGCGTCCTGGTCAACCGATCACCGTATTGCCCGCGGCTGCCACCGCAAGTGCCGGCGGTCGTTAA
- the uvrB gene encoding excinuclease ABC subunit UvrB: MEFQLASEFKPAGDQPAAIEALTEGIKSGKKHQCLLGVTGSGKTFTMANVIQNLQRPTLVISHNKTLAAQLYSEFKDFFPNNAVHYFVSYYDYYQPEAYIPQRDIYIEKDASINDEIDRLRLASTSALVSRRDVIIVASVSSIYGLGSPDDYKKMMVSVRKGQIVDRDEILSRLVDILYERNDVGFERSKFRVRGDCLEIWPSYEEFAYRIELWGDEVEQLAIINPTTGEIISQQDQLFIYPAKHFVMPEERIEKAVKNIRAELNGRLEELKQAGKLLEAQRLNARTRFDLEMMQEVGFCPGIENYSQPLSGRPKGAPPSTLYDFFPDDFLLFVDESHVTVSQISAMYHGDRSRKMNLVEHGFRLPSALDNRPMKFEEWENVLNQTVFVSATPSDYELQKTTGEVVEQIIRPTGLLDPVVEVCPARGQVPHLLEEIRARVAAGDRTLVTTLTKRLAEDLSHYFNEQGVACKWLHSELDAFERVELLRDLREGKFDVLVGVNLLREGLDLPEVSLVAILDADKEGFLRSETSLIQTIGRSARNVNAKVIMYADKVTAAMQSAIDETARRREIQQAYNKEHNITPETIKKNIRRGIESEADAHRKANEAVGRKDDSEIITQEYINELQTEMLEAAENLEFERAAAIRDRITKMEDSIGKKKSEVDVKEGGKGRKRGRRTRGGGKIPRPKKGAS, from the coding sequence GTGGAATTCCAGCTAGCGTCCGAGTTTAAGCCCGCCGGAGATCAGCCTGCCGCGATCGAGGCCCTGACCGAGGGCATCAAGTCCGGCAAGAAGCACCAGTGTCTGCTCGGGGTGACCGGTTCCGGTAAGACGTTCACCATGGCGAACGTCATCCAGAACCTGCAGCGCCCGACGCTGGTGATCTCACACAACAAGACCCTGGCGGCGCAGCTCTACTCCGAATTCAAAGACTTCTTCCCCAACAACGCGGTCCACTATTTCGTCAGCTACTACGACTACTACCAGCCGGAAGCCTACATTCCTCAGCGGGACATCTATATCGAGAAAGACGCTTCGATCAACGACGAGATCGATCGCTTGCGTCTCGCTTCGACCAGTGCGTTGGTCAGCCGCCGCGACGTGATCATCGTGGCCAGTGTGTCCAGCATCTACGGCTTGGGCTCGCCGGACGACTACAAAAAGATGATGGTCAGCGTGCGCAAGGGACAGATCGTCGATCGCGACGAAATCCTTTCCCGCCTGGTCGATATCTTGTACGAGCGGAACGATGTCGGCTTTGAACGCTCGAAGTTCCGGGTCCGCGGCGATTGCCTGGAGATCTGGCCTTCCTACGAAGAGTTCGCCTACCGCATTGAACTGTGGGGAGACGAAGTCGAGCAGCTGGCGATCATCAATCCCACCACCGGCGAAATCATCAGCCAGCAAGATCAACTCTTCATCTACCCGGCCAAGCACTTTGTGATGCCCGAAGAACGGATTGAAAAGGCGGTGAAGAACATTCGCGCCGAGCTGAACGGTCGGCTGGAAGAATTGAAGCAGGCCGGCAAGTTGCTCGAAGCCCAGCGGCTCAATGCACGCACGCGGTTCGACCTCGAGATGATGCAGGAAGTCGGCTTCTGCCCGGGGATCGAAAACTACAGCCAGCCGCTGTCAGGCCGTCCCAAGGGAGCTCCGCCGAGCACGCTGTACGACTTCTTTCCCGATGACTTCCTGTTGTTCGTGGACGAATCGCATGTGACCGTTTCGCAGATCTCGGCCATGTATCACGGTGACCGCAGCCGCAAGATGAACCTGGTCGAGCACGGTTTTCGCCTGCCCAGCGCACTCGATAACCGGCCGATGAAGTTTGAGGAATGGGAAAACGTCCTGAACCAGACCGTCTTCGTTTCGGCGACCCCTTCCGATTACGAATTGCAGAAGACCACTGGCGAAGTGGTTGAGCAAATCATTCGACCCACCGGGCTGTTGGATCCAGTAGTGGAAGTCTGTCCCGCACGTGGTCAGGTACCGCATCTGTTGGAAGAGATCCGGGCTCGCGTCGCCGCCGGCGATCGAACGCTGGTAACGACGCTCACCAAGCGATTGGCCGAAGACCTCTCGCATTACTTCAACGAGCAAGGGGTCGCGTGTAAGTGGCTGCACAGCGAACTTGACGCGTTTGAGCGGGTGGAACTGCTGCGTGACCTGCGTGAAGGGAAGTTTGATGTCCTGGTCGGGGTGAACCTGCTTCGTGAAGGTCTCGACTTGCCAGAAGTCTCGCTGGTGGCCATTCTCGATGCCGACAAGGAAGGTTTTCTGCGTAGCGAAACGTCGCTCATACAAACCATCGGGCGATCGGCTCGTAACGTGAACGCCAAGGTGATCATGTACGCGGACAAGGTCACCGCGGCGATGCAAAGTGCCATCGACGAGACGGCTCGACGTCGTGAGATTCAGCAGGCCTACAACAAAGAGCACAACATCACGCCGGAGACGATCAAGAAGAACATCCGCCGTGGTATCGAATCGGAAGCGGACGCCCATCGCAAGGCGAACGAGGCGGTCGGCCGCAAGGATGACTCCGAGATCATCACGCAGGAATACATCAACGAACTGCAGACCGAAATGCTGGAAGCGGCCGAGAACCTTGAGTTCGAGCGGGCCGCTGCCATTCGCGATCGCATTACGAAGATGGAAGATTCGATCGGCAAAAAGAAGAGCGAAGTCGACGTCAAGGAAGGTGGCAAAGGTCGCAAGCGAGGCCGCCGCACTCGTGGCGGCGGCAAGATTCCTCGTCCCAAGAAGGGTGCTTCGTAG
- a CDS encoding tetratricopeptide repeat protein: MTNSRKQQILNLLENDPDDTFLRYGLAMELRKEGSHAEARTEFEKLMHGKPPYVAAWFMCGQMLAEMGEIEDSRTVLREGIEIARQQGDGHAAGEMGELLASLGSLGE, from the coding sequence GTGACAAATTCACGCAAACAGCAGATCCTCAACTTGTTGGAAAACGACCCCGACGACACCTTCCTGCGTTACGGCCTGGCAATGGAGCTGCGGAAGGAAGGCAGCCACGCTGAGGCCCGAACCGAATTCGAGAAGCTAATGCACGGCAAGCCCCCCTATGTGGCTGCTTGGTTCATGTGTGGCCAGATGCTGGCCGAGATGGGTGAAATCGAAGATTCGCGGACGGTTCTACGCGAAGGGATCGAAATTGCCCGCCAGCAAGGCGATGGGCATGCTGCCGGAGAAATGGGCGAGTTGCTGGCATCTTTGGGTAGCCTGGGTGAGTAA
- a CDS encoding nucleotide pyrophosphohydrolase, which yields MTDQPQSLQARINAISDDAATPVAQLRDMVSHFVAERDWHQFHAPKNISMALAIEAAELMEHFQWITVEASRADMEADKRAAIGEEIADVLCYAMALCNEMDFDVATLMREKMKKNVAKYPADEFKGRYGKEDPPKQ from the coding sequence GTGACCGATCAGCCGCAATCTCTGCAAGCACGCATCAACGCTATCTCTGATGATGCCGCAACTCCGGTCGCTCAGCTACGCGACATGGTCTCGCACTTCGTCGCCGAACGCGACTGGCATCAGTTCCACGCCCCCAAAAACATCAGCATGGCCCTGGCCATCGAAGCGGCCGAACTGATGGAACACTTCCAGTGGATCACCGTGGAAGCTTCGCGTGCCGACATGGAAGCCGACAAGCGTGCCGCCATCGGCGAAGAGATCGCCGACGTCCTGTGCTACGCAATGGCCCTGTGCAACGAGATGGACTTTGACGTGGCCACGCTGATGCGCGAGAAGATGAAGAAGAATGTGGCCAAGTACCCGGCCGATGAGTTCAAGGGGCGGTATGGGAAAGAGGACCCGCCGAAGCAGTAG
- a CDS encoding nitroreductase family protein: MDTFDAIYGRRSIKHYHPEHELTDEEVTKLMEAAIQSPTSFNIQHWRFVLVRDKETREQLKAAAYNQAQVADASLLIVLTADMHAYKKEPERYWKDSPPEVGKKLVGMLVGLYDNQPQLQRDEAMRSMGIAAQTIMLAAKSMGYDTGALVGYDPNKVAEIINLPEDHVLGMMIVVGQATQGAWGKPGQLSLDDVVVHDKFSEEG; this comes from the coding sequence ATGGATACCTTCGACGCCATTTACGGCCGCCGGTCGATCAAGCATTATCATCCCGAACACGAACTAACCGACGAGGAAGTCACCAAGCTGATGGAAGCGGCGATTCAGTCGCCCACCTCGTTCAACATTCAGCACTGGCGGTTCGTGCTGGTTCGCGATAAGGAAACACGCGAACAGCTGAAGGCGGCCGCCTACAACCAGGCTCAGGTTGCCGACGCATCCCTCTTGATCGTGCTGACCGCCGACATGCATGCCTACAAAAAGGAACCGGAACGGTACTGGAAGGACTCGCCACCGGAAGTTGGCAAGAAGCTCGTGGGGATGCTGGTCGGCTTGTACGACAACCAACCGCAACTGCAGCGTGACGAAGCAATGCGATCGATGGGCATCGCCGCCCAGACGATCATGCTGGCCGCCAAGAGCATGGGTTACGATACCGGAGCGTTGGTGGGCTACGACCCGAACAAGGTCGCCGAGATCATCAACCTGCCCGAAGACCACGTGCTGGGCATGATGATCGTCGTCGGCCAGGCCACGCAAGGCGCCTGGGGTAAGCCAGGGCAGTTGTCACTGGACGATGTGGTCGTCCACGACAAGTTCTCAGAAGAAGGTTAA
- a CDS encoding efflux RND transporter permease subunit, whose amino-acid sequence MIQFFLNNPVKVSVGVLLVALFGIVALWRMPMALTPEVETPTISIETKWPGASPQEIEQEIVVEQEEQLKSVEGIRKMTSESSDSQAKITLEFLVGTNMDEALLKVNSRLAQVPDYPEDADQPVISTANSSDRPIAWFVLSARRPSEEQYAEMRKSYPELSEVIDEVQYAPNIGVQMLKLRRAAEKHAEFQELMPPESLDIQTLKRFAEDEIEARFERVKGVSQSNVIGGLEDEIQVIVHPERLAARSLTVSDVRRVLSGQNEDTSAGDFWEGKRRWVVRTLGQFRTPQQVENQLLAVRDGVPVYVRDIGEVQHGYKKPTGIMRRFGESAIGINCVRETNANVLDVMDGLRQVRAELDEGLLKSRGLQLVQVYDETDYIYSSVDLVRQNIFIGGALTICVLMLFLHLGARTLLLIPPAMALAIASATVSGWLFVPCLILLITAGFWFARGALVVALAIPTSIVGTFLILGILGRSLNVISLAGLAFAVGMLVDNAVVVLENIYRHYQMGDPPLKAALKGTQEVWGAVFASTATTVAVFLPIVFIQEEAGQLFRDIALAISAAVALSLVVSMSVIPTAASRLFHRTPKGKRGVNDQPGNKASQSASGIEAGIGTAGSKTIETIVSLNRWLMGSVTRRIAIITLILAWTVGVSWALWPKVEYLPTGNRNLVFGILLPPPGYNIDQLMSLGETVEEELRPYWDVDPNDPAVQNAKYPAISDFFFVARGRQVFMGLRTYDDQRCGELVPLVSSVGAKLPGTFAVAKQSSLFERGLTAGRTIEIEITGPELEKLVELGGEMLMRVKGAGPFAGKGLIPEAQVRPVPSLDLSSPELHIEPKLVQAAEMGISSADLGYTANALIDGAYSGDYFLEGKKIDLTIMGETDFADSTQKIGALPIATPGGELVPLAALADVNISSGPEQINHRERLRSITIEVSPPEAMPLENAMLMISNQLVAPMADEGKIPDGYRVGLSGTADKLTDTWQALWVNVVLALVITYLLMAALFESWVYPFVIILSVPLGAVGGVMALALLNLFYFQALDVLTMLGFVILIGTVVNNPILIVHQALNHMREDGMDLNESVLASVRSRVRPIFMTTMTTVLGLMPLVLFPGSGSELYRGLGSVVLGGLLVSTFLTLILVPSLFSLTVETYESLVSPWRRDEEDDEPSDGLSGDGFESEPQPEYAAAPGHQ is encoded by the coding sequence ATGATCCAGTTTTTCCTGAACAATCCGGTAAAAGTCTCCGTGGGAGTGCTTCTGGTGGCCCTGTTCGGAATCGTCGCGCTTTGGCGAATGCCGATGGCTTTGACCCCGGAGGTCGAGACCCCCACGATCTCGATTGAAACGAAGTGGCCGGGAGCGAGCCCGCAGGAAATCGAACAAGAGATCGTCGTCGAGCAGGAAGAACAACTCAAGAGCGTCGAAGGCATCCGCAAGATGACCTCCGAAAGCAGCGACTCGCAGGCCAAGATTACCCTTGAGTTCCTCGTGGGAACCAACATGGACGAGGCCCTGCTCAAGGTGAACAGCCGACTCGCCCAAGTACCGGATTATCCCGAAGATGCCGATCAGCCGGTGATCTCGACGGCTAACTCTTCGGACCGCCCGATCGCCTGGTTTGTGCTCAGTGCCCGGCGTCCTTCGGAAGAACAATACGCGGAGATGCGGAAGAGCTATCCGGAACTTAGCGAGGTGATCGACGAGGTCCAGTACGCGCCTAACATCGGCGTTCAAATGCTGAAGCTCCGCCGTGCGGCAGAAAAGCACGCCGAGTTTCAAGAGCTGATGCCGCCGGAATCGCTCGACATTCAAACCCTCAAACGATTTGCCGAAGACGAAATTGAAGCCCGCTTCGAACGCGTCAAAGGCGTATCGCAGTCGAACGTGATCGGTGGCCTGGAAGACGAGATCCAGGTGATCGTCCACCCTGAACGACTGGCCGCGCGTAGCTTGACGGTCTCGGACGTTCGACGCGTGCTGTCCGGTCAGAACGAAGACACCTCGGCTGGTGACTTCTGGGAAGGCAAGCGGCGCTGGGTGGTTCGGACCTTGGGCCAATTTCGTACGCCGCAGCAGGTCGAGAATCAGCTCTTGGCCGTTCGCGACGGGGTGCCTGTGTATGTGCGGGATATTGGTGAAGTGCAGCACGGCTACAAGAAGCCTACCGGCATCATGCGACGTTTTGGTGAATCGGCCATTGGTATCAACTGCGTGCGTGAAACCAATGCCAACGTGCTGGACGTGATGGATGGCTTGCGGCAAGTTCGTGCGGAACTGGACGAAGGCTTGCTCAAGTCACGCGGCCTGCAACTGGTTCAGGTTTACGACGAAACCGACTACATCTACTCGTCGGTCGACTTGGTTCGGCAGAACATCTTCATCGGTGGTGCGTTGACGATTTGCGTGCTAATGCTGTTCTTGCATCTGGGTGCTCGTACGCTGCTGCTGATTCCTCCAGCGATGGCGTTGGCGATTGCTTCCGCGACGGTCAGCGGCTGGTTGTTTGTTCCGTGCTTGATTCTGCTGATCACAGCCGGCTTCTGGTTTGCCCGTGGTGCCCTGGTGGTAGCGCTGGCGATTCCGACCAGTATCGTCGGCACGTTTTTGATTCTCGGCATCTTGGGGCGATCGCTCAACGTAATTAGCTTGGCCGGACTTGCGTTTGCCGTCGGGATGCTGGTCGATAACGCGGTCGTGGTGCTCGAGAATATTTATCGTCACTACCAGATGGGTGATCCCCCGTTGAAAGCGGCCTTAAAAGGGACGCAGGAAGTGTGGGGCGCCGTGTTTGCTTCTACGGCGACAACCGTGGCTGTGTTTTTGCCAATCGTATTCATTCAAGAAGAAGCGGGGCAGTTGTTCCGAGACATTGCCTTGGCTATCAGTGCGGCCGTCGCGCTTTCGTTGGTCGTATCGATGTCGGTGATTCCGACAGCTGCCTCGCGACTCTTCCATCGCACCCCGAAAGGAAAACGGGGCGTCAACGATCAACCAGGCAACAAGGCCTCGCAATCGGCTTCGGGAATCGAAGCAGGTATCGGCACCGCAGGCAGTAAAACGATCGAGACCATTGTGAGTCTCAATCGCTGGTTGATGGGGAGCGTGACCAGGCGAATTGCCATCATCACGTTGATTCTGGCCTGGACGGTAGGTGTCAGTTGGGCCCTGTGGCCGAAGGTCGAATACCTTCCGACCGGCAACCGAAACCTGGTCTTTGGGATTCTCCTGCCTCCGCCTGGTTACAACATCGATCAGCTGATGAGCTTGGGCGAAACGGTGGAAGAAGAACTGCGTCCCTACTGGGATGTCGACCCGAACGATCCGGCTGTGCAGAATGCCAAGTACCCCGCGATCAGCGACTTCTTCTTCGTCGCGCGAGGCCGGCAGGTCTTTATGGGGCTAAGAACGTACGACGACCAACGCTGCGGCGAACTGGTTCCCCTGGTTTCCAGTGTGGGAGCCAAGCTGCCGGGAACCTTCGCGGTCGCCAAGCAGTCGAGTCTCTTCGAACGTGGTCTCACCGCAGGCCGTACGATCGAAATTGAAATCACCGGGCCAGAACTCGAAAAGCTTGTCGAGTTGGGTGGTGAGATGTTGATGCGAGTCAAAGGTGCCGGACCGTTTGCCGGCAAGGGGCTGATCCCCGAAGCCCAGGTTCGGCCTGTGCCAAGTTTGGACCTTTCCAGCCCGGAACTGCATATCGAGCCCAAGCTCGTTCAGGCTGCGGAAATGGGGATCAGCAGCGCTGACTTAGGCTATACGGCCAATGCACTGATCGACGGTGCCTACTCCGGCGACTATTTCCTCGAAGGCAAGAAGATCGATCTGACCATCATGGGCGAGACCGACTTTGCCGACAGCACGCAAAAGATTGGTGCGTTGCCGATCGCGACCCCGGGCGGAGAGCTCGTGCCGTTGGCGGCACTGGCCGACGTCAACATCAGCAGCGGTCCGGAACAGATCAATCACCGAGAGCGTCTCCGCTCGATCACGATTGAAGTCTCCCCTCCCGAGGCGATGCCGCTGGAAAACGCGATGCTGATGATCTCCAATCAGTTGGTCGCCCCAATGGCTGACGAAGGAAAAATCCCGGATGGGTATCGTGTTGGGCTTTCAGGTACGGCCGACAAGTTGACCGACACCTGGCAAGCTCTGTGGGTGAATGTTGTCCTGGCGCTGGTGATCACGTACCTGTTGATGGCGGCCCTGTTTGAATCGTGGGTTTATCCCTTCGTGATCATCCTGTCCGTTCCACTGGGGGCAGTCGGCGGCGTGATGGCCCTAGCACTCTTGAACCTGTTTTACTTTCAGGCATTGGACGTGCTGACGATGCTCGGGTTTGTCATTTTGATTGGGACGGTGGTCAACAATCCGATTCTGATTGTGCACCAGGCGCTCAATCATATGCGGGAAGATGGGATGGACTTGAACGAGTCGGTCTTGGCCAGCGTCCGTTCGCGTGTTCGCCCTATTTTTATGACCACCATGACCACCGTTTTGGGCCTGATGCCGCTGGTGTTATTCCCAGGATCGGGAAGCGAGCTGTATCGCGGGCTGGGTAGCGTGGTATTGGGGGGGCTCTTGGTATCGACGTTCTTAACGCTGATTCTGGTGCCGAGCCTCTTTAGCCTGACGGTGGAAACCTATGAATCGCTGGTTTCCCCCTGGCGGCGTGATGAAGAGGACGACGAGCCGTCCGATGGCCTTTCAGGCGATGGTTTCGAGTCGGAGCCCCAGCCGGAATATGCAGCCGCCCCGGGCCATCAATGA
- a CDS encoding mandelate racemase/muconate lactonizing enzyme family protein, with the protein MTKPTDIVVRDVKPSTETIQYRTPMKFGGRVVTDVTLFNVEITVETKSGKIGQGFGSMPMGNVWGWPSQQVEGSQTLAAMIEVAERFSAEAGKLNEAAHPLQHARSLHEPLMGIGKQLETEFSLPEAIPPLALLVAGSPIDAAIHDAYGKALGLNSYNTLGKEFIEEDLSGFLNEDFAGEYLDQYTTREPQPTMPLYHLVGALDPLDHDELTQPVGDGLPETLAQWIVADGLTHLKIKLNGDDIDWDVARVAKIDKVATAAQSQRGVTSWFYSLDFNEKCASVQYVLDFLAKLAEVSPSAMDRVQYIEQPTHRDLRKHPENKMHAAAKIKPVVIDESLIDLDTLFLSREQGYSGVALKACKGHSEALLMGAAAQKYKLFLCVQDLTCPGASFLHSASIAARLPTIAAIEGNGRQYCPAGNDGWRDRFPAMFNITDGTVGTGVLTGPGLGF; encoded by the coding sequence ATGACTAAGCCCACCGATATTGTCGTTCGCGACGTTAAGCCGTCGACGGAAACCATTCAGTACCGTACCCCGATGAAGTTTGGGGGACGTGTCGTTACCGACGTTACTCTCTTTAACGTCGAGATCACCGTCGAAACCAAAAGTGGCAAGATCGGCCAAGGCTTTGGCTCGATGCCCATGGGTAACGTTTGGGGATGGCCTTCTCAACAGGTGGAAGGTAGCCAGACGCTGGCCGCGATGATCGAAGTTGCCGAACGGTTCTCGGCCGAGGCCGGTAAGCTGAACGAGGCCGCGCACCCGCTGCAACATGCCCGCTCGCTGCACGAGCCGCTGATGGGAATCGGCAAGCAACTGGAAACCGAGTTTTCTTTGCCTGAGGCGATCCCGCCGTTGGCCTTGCTGGTCGCCGGAAGCCCGATCGACGCAGCCATTCATGATGCCTACGGCAAAGCGTTGGGACTCAACAGCTACAACACCCTGGGCAAAGAGTTCATCGAGGAAGATCTTTCCGGCTTCTTGAACGAGGACTTCGCCGGTGAGTACCTCGATCAGTACACAACCCGCGAGCCGCAGCCCACGATGCCGCTGTACCACCTGGTCGGTGCGCTCGATCCGCTGGACCATGACGAACTCACCCAGCCGGTCGGCGATGGCCTGCCAGAAACGCTGGCCCAGTGGATTGTGGCCGATGGTCTGACTCATCTGAAGATCAAGCTCAATGGAGATGACATCGACTGGGACGTTGCCCGGGTCGCCAAGATCGACAAGGTCGCGACCGCTGCCCAGTCGCAGCGCGGCGTGACGTCGTGGTTCTACTCCCTGGACTTCAACGAGAAGTGTGCCAGTGTGCAGTACGTGCTCGACTTCCTGGCCAAGCTGGCGGAGGTCAGCCCTTCGGCCATGGACCGCGTGCAGTACATCGAACAACCGACCCATCGTGATTTGCGGAAGCATCCAGAAAACAAGATGCACGCGGCCGCCAAGATCAAGCCGGTAGTCATCGACGAATCGCTGATCGATCTCGACACGCTCTTCCTTTCGCGCGAGCAAGGCTACAGCGGTGTGGCTTTGAAAGCATGCAAAGGCCACTCCGAGGCTTTGCTGATGGGAGCCGCGGCCCAAAAGTACAAGCTGTTTCTGTGCGTGCAGGATCTGACCTGCCCAGGGGCATCGTTCCTGCACTCCGCCAGCATCGCGGCTCGCCTGCCCACGATCGCCGCCATCGAAGGAAACGGTCGCCAGTACTGCCCTGCCGGCAACGACGGCTGGCGAGATCGCTTCCCTGCCATGTTTAACATCACCGACGGCACCGTCGGCACCGGCGTCCTCACCGGCCCTGGCCTGGGCTTCTAA
- a CDS encoding MarR family winged helix-turn-helix transcriptional regulator has product MTYDFHASTGYWVTLAAHHYQQHVDAELRPFGITFRQFQVIAWLKYEGPLTQSELARRMTIEPPTLAGIMTRMESMNWIVRASCDTDRRKKFLDVGPAAEPVWEKIVAVLNKVREQATCGMSPDEVEKLHGLLSKVLLNLGETAQPARHEETSASST; this is encoded by the coding sequence ATGACGTACGACTTCCATGCCAGCACCGGCTATTGGGTAACGCTCGCGGCACATCACTATCAACAACACGTTGATGCCGAGCTGCGTCCCTTCGGGATTACCTTCCGCCAGTTTCAGGTCATTGCCTGGCTGAAATATGAAGGCCCGCTCACGCAAAGCGAGCTTGCTCGGCGGATGACGATCGAGCCCCCTACCCTCGCCGGCATCATGACGCGCATGGAGTCCATGAATTGGATCGTGCGTGCGAGCTGCGATACCGATCGCCGCAAAAAGTTCCTGGATGTAGGACCTGCGGCGGAGCCGGTTTGGGAAAAAATCGTCGCCGTGCTGAACAAGGTGCGCGAGCAGGCCACCTGCGGCATGTCCCCAGACGAAGTCGAAAAGTTACATGGCCTACTCAGCAAAGTCCTCCTCAATCTGGGCGAGACCGCCCAGCCTGCCCGTCACGAAGAAACCTCGGCAAGTTCAACATGA
- a CDS encoding response regulator — MAIRVLVADDHEVVRCGLKTLVADSDIEIVGEASTGDAAIALVDEIKPDVVLLDIRMPEGDGLTTLGRLKLDHPNLAILVLSTYDNPTYVARAVALGASGYVLKGDPRDRLLDAIRTANRGENAWTRDELRRVTGALATPRLNADVEVPLTQRESEVLRQLALGLTNKEIAQALHISYETVKEHVQHILRKVGVSDRTQAAVWAVRKGLV; from the coding sequence ATGGCAATTCGAGTATTAGTTGCGGACGACCATGAAGTGGTACGTTGCGGACTGAAGACACTGGTAGCAGACAGTGACATTGAAATTGTCGGCGAAGCATCGACGGGCGATGCGGCGATCGCATTGGTCGACGAAATCAAGCCAGACGTGGTGCTTCTCGACATTCGTATGCCAGAAGGGGATGGCTTGACGACGTTGGGGCGTCTCAAGCTCGATCATCCAAATCTGGCGATTCTCGTTCTTTCCACCTACGATAACCCGACGTATGTCGCCCGTGCTGTTGCTTTGGGTGCCAGCGGTTATGTTCTCAAGGGTGATCCGCGAGATCGTCTGCTGGACGCGATTCGCACGGCTAATCGTGGCGAAAATGCCTGGACTCGCGACGAGCTTCGCCGCGTTACCGGTGCCTTGGCAACGCCCCGTCTTAATGCCGATGTGGAAGTTCCGCTGACGCAGCGCGAAAGCGAAGTGCTTCGCCAGTTGGCCCTGGGATTGACCAACAAAGAAATCGCCCAGGCACTGCACATCAGCTACGAAACGGTCAAGGAACACGTCCAGCATATCCTGCGCAAGGTGGGTGTGTCGGATCGTACGCAAGCTGCGGTTTGGGCAGTTCGCAAAGGGCTCGTGTAG